One genomic segment of Paenibacillus xylanexedens includes these proteins:
- a CDS encoding IS110 family transposase gives MKSTTKFIGLDVSKEKISVAIADEGQDKPRYYGTIAHAPAALRKLIKELGPASSLSFCYEAGPTGYETYRWIESMGATCVVIAPSLIPKRSGDHVKTDRRDAEQLARLFRAGELTPIYVPAREDEALRELVRARESAKEDAHRARQRVLKFLLRHQIHPPENIKRRWTKKYRVWLGKLMFPHAPMQIAFTEYLHAMEEIEQRIGRLEKALIEEAATSSKADLIQILQSLRGIGFLTAVTLAAEIGSFARFRSPAQLMAYLGLVPREHSSGVRTQRGSLTKAGNGRLRRTLIESAWSYRHRPAIKGDLARRLEGLPADIQLISWKAQERLHRKFRRLVYGLNKHKNVAVTAVARELTGFIWAVARTLELPNAQ, from the coding sequence ATGAAGTCTACCACAAAATTCATTGGTTTAGATGTATCCAAAGAAAAAATTTCTGTCGCTATTGCTGACGAGGGTCAAGACAAGCCGCGGTATTACGGCACCATTGCTCATGCGCCTGCTGCCTTACGCAAACTCATCAAAGAATTGGGTCCGGCAAGCTCCCTCTCGTTTTGTTATGAGGCCGGTCCTACAGGATACGAAACCTACCGCTGGATCGAATCCATGGGAGCCACCTGTGTCGTCATTGCGCCTTCACTCATCCCGAAACGCTCCGGCGATCATGTGAAAACAGATCGACGAGATGCCGAGCAACTGGCACGTCTATTCCGTGCAGGCGAACTTACGCCAATTTACGTTCCAGCACGTGAAGATGAGGCACTGCGTGAATTGGTTCGTGCACGCGAATCGGCGAAAGAAGATGCTCACCGGGCCCGTCAACGTGTACTCAAGTTCTTACTGCGCCACCAGATCCATCCACCGGAGAATATCAAACGTCGCTGGACGAAAAAATATCGCGTATGGCTTGGAAAACTGATGTTCCCGCATGCACCCATGCAGATCGCGTTTACAGAGTACCTTCATGCCATGGAAGAGATTGAGCAACGCATCGGTCGACTGGAAAAAGCCTTGATTGAAGAGGCGGCGACCAGTTCCAAAGCCGATTTGATTCAGATTTTACAGTCTCTGCGTGGCATTGGATTTCTCACGGCCGTCACGCTTGCTGCGGAGATTGGTTCCTTTGCCCGTTTCCGTTCCCCTGCTCAGCTCATGGCTTACTTGGGCCTGGTTCCGCGTGAGCATTCGTCTGGAGTCCGTACCCAACGAGGCTCGCTCACCAAAGCGGGAAATGGACGATTGCGTCGCACCTTGATTGAATCGGCATGGAGTTACCGCCATCGGCCTGCGATTAAAGGGGACTTGGCCCGCCGTTTGGAAGGTCTGCCTGCGGACATACAGCTCATTTCCTGGAAAGCTCAGGAACGGCTGCACCGAAAATTCCGCCGTTTAGTTTATGGATTAAACAAACACAAAAATGTCGCGGTCACCGCGGTGGCCAGGGAACTGACCGGGTTCATTTGGGCGGTCGCCCGAACGTTGGAGCTACCGAACGCTCAGTAA
- a CDS encoding ABC transporter ATP-binding protein encodes MSERTERKSPRPHGGPGPGPGMGMRPPAEKAKDFKGTLRRLIRYLQPHSSRLLGVLVAAILSTVFSIISPKVMAEGTDILSKGAIAILQGVQGAGIDFPALMKVLYLLGGLYLFSAAFMYVQQYLMAGVAQRVVYDMREQISAKVGRLPLKYFDSRTTGETLSRATNDVDNISNTLQQSLAQFITSIVTIVGVIIMMLTISPWMTLITILTLPLSVVVVMLVASRSQKHFAGQQKSLGELNGHVEEMYTGHKVVKAFGREEQSVQQFEKVNEELYESGWKAQFISGIIMPLMSFVGNLGYVLICVVGGIFVTRGSISIGDILAFTQYSRQFTQPINQIANISNIIQSTIASAERVFELLDEEEEVPESKQPVQLQQPKGAVAFQGVNFGYKENELLIHNMNIDVKPGQTVAIVGPTGAGKTTLINLLMRFYEIQDGRITIDGADIKDMERGKLRSLFGMVLQDTWLFNGTIRDNIAYGREGSTEEDVIKAAVAAHADHFIRTLPDGYDTVLNEEASNISQGQKQLLTIARAILANPAILILDEATSSVDTRTEVFIQKAMNDLMKDRTSFVIAHRLSTIRGADLILVMDHGNVIEQGNHDELMASQGFYADLYNSQFAEQQPQAI; translated from the coding sequence ATGAGTGAACGTACAGAACGCAAGTCGCCTCGTCCCCATGGTGGGCCGGGTCCAGGTCCCGGAATGGGCATGCGACCTCCCGCTGAGAAAGCAAAAGATTTCAAAGGCACACTGCGTCGCTTGATTCGTTATCTCCAGCCTCATAGTTCTCGTCTGCTAGGTGTGCTGGTTGCAGCCATTTTGAGTACCGTATTCAGCATCATCAGTCCAAAAGTTATGGCCGAAGGAACGGATATTCTCAGTAAAGGCGCCATTGCCATCCTTCAGGGTGTACAGGGAGCCGGGATTGATTTTCCTGCATTGATGAAAGTATTATACCTGCTTGGCGGACTCTATCTGTTCAGTGCTGCATTTATGTATGTTCAGCAATACCTGATGGCCGGTGTGGCCCAGCGTGTTGTATATGACATGCGTGAGCAGATCAGTGCGAAGGTTGGACGCCTTCCTTTGAAATATTTTGACTCCCGCACAACTGGGGAGACACTTAGCCGTGCCACGAATGACGTGGACAATATCAGTAATACACTTCAGCAAAGTTTGGCACAGTTCATTACGTCCATCGTCACAATTGTCGGCGTAATTATCATGATGCTGACGATTAGTCCATGGATGACGCTGATCACGATTTTGACGTTGCCACTCAGTGTGGTTGTTGTCATGCTGGTCGCTTCCCGTTCGCAAAAACACTTTGCCGGTCAACAGAAATCCCTTGGAGAACTGAATGGTCATGTCGAAGAGATGTATACCGGACACAAGGTTGTCAAAGCCTTTGGACGTGAAGAACAATCCGTACAGCAATTTGAGAAGGTCAATGAAGAACTGTATGAATCCGGCTGGAAAGCCCAGTTTATCTCGGGTATTATTATGCCGCTCATGAGTTTCGTAGGTAACTTGGGTTATGTGCTGATCTGTGTGGTTGGTGGGATTTTTGTTACACGTGGTTCTATCTCTATTGGGGATATTCTGGCCTTCACACAATATTCCCGTCAATTCACACAACCGATTAACCAGATTGCAAATATCTCGAATATTATTCAATCAACGATTGCTTCGGCAGAACGGGTATTCGAGTTGCTGGATGAAGAGGAAGAAGTTCCGGAGTCCAAACAACCCGTGCAATTACAGCAGCCTAAAGGTGCGGTTGCATTCCAAGGTGTTAATTTTGGATATAAAGAAAATGAACTGCTCATTCATAACATGAATATTGATGTAAAACCGGGACAGACGGTAGCCATTGTTGGACCAACGGGAGCCGGTAAAACCACCCTGATCAACCTGTTAATGCGTTTCTACGAAATTCAGGATGGTCGGATTACGATTGACGGTGCAGACATTAAGGACATGGAGCGTGGTAAGCTGCGCAGTCTGTTCGGCATGGTGCTTCAGGATACCTGGTTGTTCAACGGAACGATTCGGGACAACATCGCCTATGGTCGAGAAGGTTCTACGGAAGAGGATGTAATCAAGGCAGCCGTTGCGGCACATGCGGATCACTTTATCCGTACACTGCCTGATGGTTATGATACGGTGCTGAATGAAGAGGCGTCGAACATCTCTCAAGGGCAGAAACAGTTGCTGACCATTGCAAGAGCGATTCTGGCGAACCCAGCCATCCTCATTCTGGATGAAGCGACGAGTAGCGTGGATACACGGACCGAAGTATTTATCCAGAAAGCAATGAATGATCTGATGAAGGATCGCACGAGCTTTGTCATTGCACACCGTTTGTCTACCATTCGCGGCGCCGATCTGATCCTGGTTATGGATCATGGTAACGTGATTGAACAGGGTAATCATGATGAATTGATGGCAAGTCAGGGCTTCTACGCGGATCTGTACAATAGTCAGTTTGCGGAGCAGCAACCGCAGGCGATCTGA